The following coding sequences are from one Methanosarcina sp. WWM596 window:
- a CDS encoding monomethylamine permease, with translation MLETNDPALEKKYHSKLNGDTVLVLGMLTLLVSVEGFVLYKILSETWEIAGNFFYLYVIFVGLLVLIETIGCLSVRNSIKNHMFEFKYYD, from the coding sequence GTGTTGGAGACGAATGACCCTGCCCTTGAAAAAAAGTACCACAGCAAACTGAACGGAGACACCGTCCTTGTCCTCGGCATGCTTACCCTGCTGGTAAGCGTGGAAGGATTCGTCCTTTACAAGATCCTTTCCGAAACCTGGGAGATTGCTGGAAACTTTTTTTACCTCTACGTGATCTTCGTAGGTCTGCTGGTCTTAATAGAAACCATCGGCTGTCTGAGTGTACGCAACTCGATAAAGAACCACATGTTCGAGTTCAAATACTACGATTGA
- a CDS encoding APC family permease — MSENHESSSLVKTLRPFHVWALGVGIVLVGEYMGWNFTVAKGGILGSLLAMLVAGTMYVMISLCASELGSSTKLAGGPYDWARLFIGPGAAASVGLAVYMEYIALEAADAIVVAFIAQSIFPELQVFPVTLLVIALLTFINYRGVVAALTLNFVLTMIAFIAIVAFFFSTAFGAIEIHPEYLFQGALPNGMIGLFAALQFGPWFYLGIEGAAMCAEECKHPARAVPLGQQAGMITLLIGAAMTLYLCSVLIPADMLGVSVYPLFEAAQNSGIFIFIALLGLGTFLTCVASANGCVCDSSRSWFALSRDNYVSSWFSAVHPRYNTPYRAVIFTVPVAIGFAFSGFLDQVITFSIISGLLCYVLIPFSLIRFRNLFPETTSKVRPFVAPLQPYIAYFAIAIAITILSTLFWGYKYNLIFAFVFYGIAYFYFSHRHKSSNIENNWTEMGWPAPEGSENTRIGKEVMGVGDE; from the coding sequence ATGTCTGAAAACCATGAATCCAGCAGCTTAGTCAAGACTTTGCGGCCTTTCCATGTATGGGCCCTCGGTGTCGGGATCGTGCTGGTCGGGGAATACATGGGCTGGAACTTCACCGTCGCAAAAGGAGGAATTCTGGGATCCCTGCTTGCCATGCTGGTTGCAGGAACCATGTATGTCATGATTTCTCTCTGCGCCAGTGAACTCGGATCATCAACCAAACTTGCAGGAGGCCCGTACGACTGGGCAAGGCTATTTATAGGACCAGGGGCAGCTGCCAGTGTAGGTCTTGCGGTGTACATGGAATATATCGCCCTTGAGGCAGCAGACGCCATTGTCGTCGCATTCATCGCACAGAGCATCTTCCCGGAGTTGCAGGTTTTCCCTGTAACATTGCTTGTTATTGCACTTTTGACCTTTATCAATTACCGCGGCGTCGTTGCGGCTTTAACCCTTAACTTCGTCCTGACCATGATAGCTTTCATTGCAATAGTGGCCTTCTTCTTCTCAACCGCTTTTGGAGCAATAGAGATCCACCCCGAATACCTGTTCCAGGGAGCTTTGCCAAATGGAATGATAGGTCTCTTTGCAGCTCTGCAATTCGGGCCATGGTTCTACCTGGGAATAGAAGGAGCAGCAATGTGTGCCGAAGAGTGCAAGCACCCTGCAAGAGCAGTGCCTCTGGGACAACAGGCCGGAATGATCACCCTGCTCATAGGAGCAGCAATGACCCTCTACCTCTGCTCAGTGCTGATTCCTGCGGACATGCTGGGTGTTTCAGTTTATCCGCTCTTTGAAGCGGCCCAGAACAGTGGTATTTTTATCTTCATTGCCCTCCTGGGACTGGGGACGTTCCTGACCTGCGTTGCAAGTGCCAACGGCTGTGTCTGTGACTCGTCACGCTCCTGGTTTGCACTTTCCAGAGATAACTATGTATCGTCCTGGTTCTCGGCAGTGCACCCCAGGTACAATACCCCTTACAGGGCTGTGATCTTCACCGTACCTGTTGCAATCGGATTTGCCTTTAGCGGATTCCTGGACCAGGTCATTACCTTCTCCATCATCTCGGGACTGCTCTGTTATGTCCTGATCCCCTTCTCCCTGATCCGCTTCAGGAACCTTTTCCCGGAAACAACAAGCAAAGTGCGTCCCTTTGTAGCCCCTCTTCAGCCGTATATCGCCTATTTTGCAATTGCAATCGCGATTACGATTCTTTCAACGTTGTTCTGGGGCTACAAGTATAACCTGATCTTCGCCTTTGTGTTCTACGGTATTGCGTACTTCTATTTCAGTCACAGGCACAAGAGTTCAAACATAGAAAATAACTGGACTGAAATGGGCTGGCCCGCACCAGAAGGTTCGGAAAATACAAGGATAGGAAAGGAGGTGATGGGTGTTGGAGACGAATGA
- a CDS encoding AAA family ATPase — translation MQDLWTLKYRADALKGLLGNEHAVRTLSELVQSGTLPHLIFYGPDNSGKTTASLALVRQLYGDTWKNNFVYFNASDFFDQGKRYLVRDKRFVRFIGTDDPKKIYKSVIDIFKEIINEYAGIASIDADYKIIYVDNAESLRSDAQHALRRIMEKYSETCRFILSTTRPSKLISPLRSRGLQVFFTYVPDFLLKPHLERIALAEKLKLSGGALDAILYLAKGNVARAVQTLQLAALRAEGAEITEEIVYEATMKGRDEIVDELLDAALAGEFSRGRQLIDKMIIEKGLSGTDILEGLSEALIDSGETDADVARYIIKISETDSRLTDAASERIQLEKLISTFS, via the coding sequence ATGCAGGATCTCTGGACTCTAAAATACAGGGCAGATGCCCTTAAAGGACTGCTCGGAAACGAACATGCCGTAAGGACACTTTCCGAACTGGTACAGTCCGGGACCCTGCCTCACCTTATTTTTTATGGTCCTGATAACTCAGGGAAGACAACGGCTTCTCTTGCCCTTGTCAGGCAGCTCTATGGGGATACCTGGAAAAACAACTTTGTATATTTTAATGCCTCGGACTTTTTCGACCAGGGAAAACGTTATCTTGTACGGGACAAACGTTTTGTCCGCTTTATTGGTACTGATGATCCGAAAAAAATCTACAAAAGCGTAATAGATATTTTTAAGGAAATCATTAACGAATATGCCGGTATAGCTTCCATTGATGCTGATTATAAGATTATCTATGTCGATAATGCAGAATCCCTGAGATCAGATGCACAGCACGCTCTCAGGCGGATCATGGAAAAGTACAGTGAAACCTGCAGGTTTATTCTTTCCACTACAAGGCCTTCCAAACTCATTTCCCCCCTCCGTTCAAGAGGTCTTCAGGTCTTTTTTACCTATGTTCCGGATTTTCTTCTGAAACCACATCTTGAGAGAATCGCCCTTGCTGAAAAGCTGAAACTTTCCGGCGGTGCACTTGATGCGATACTTTATCTGGCTAAAGGGAATGTTGCAAGAGCTGTCCAGACTCTCCAGCTTGCTGCCCTGAGGGCAGAAGGTGCTGAAATTACGGAAGAAATCGTGTATGAAGCTACCATGAAAGGCAGGGACGAAATTGTAGATGAACTGCTTGATGCGGCTCTTGCAGGGGAATTCTCCAGGGGGCGCCAGCTTATAGATAAAATGATTATTGAAAAAGGGCTTTCTGGAACTGATATCCTTGAAGGGCTTTCCGAAGCTCTTATAGACTCAGGAGAAACCGATGCCGATGTTGCTCGCTATATTATTAAAATCTCAGAAACCGATTCCAGGCTTACAGACGCCGCCAGTGAAAGAATCCAGCTCGAAAAATTAATTTCTACATTTTCCTGA
- a CDS encoding efflux RND transporter permease subunit gives MAEKNIFVEVFDIVFIFVLAFACVVIPTVLQGAVLVSWGEGGAGIGFVWDPVGFFSFLLVIVAFFVVILYHSVKRYKY, from the coding sequence ATGGCAGAAAAGAACATCTTTGTAGAGGTCTTTGATATTGTATTTATCTTCGTCCTTGCTTTCGCCTGTGTGGTTATTCCCACAGTGCTCCAGGGAGCTGTACTCGTTTCCTGGGGAGAAGGAGGAGCAGGAATAGGCTTTGTATGGGACCCGGTGGGCTTTTTCAGTTTCTTGCTGGTAATAGTCGCTTTTTTTGTAGTGATACTGTATCACTCGGTAAAGCGCTACAAGTACTGA
- a CDS encoding preprotein translocase subunit SecD, with protein sequence MSDKKSLFKNVRVIIFILAILASIVVIHPGYNSAEGATTNLNYGLDLEGGSWLQIKLQGALAQVDADSGMIVSQMVEPVIGAPIQITDNNLDVSGGSPSEKSITFTTSFPVSASQLELLDLGSVSVDRLNQETTQVTITTSKETLIQAYLSKAFDAEVLPISTENGIVYEIRTEVSEEELSAVMNKVGGTILKNEDGTSTYKEGVSTDTRDLTREILNDKLNSLGLKDIPVRTVGEDYILIDFAGIDLATAKDIAEKPGKFEIRVQTTGNETQHVLYGDSIVNVGIPTFHDNQWHTPFTLNEEGARALQKVAIETGATDSPDSHYLNMYLDENKIYGAPLSYSAAARLKETPIYSWEASTGTDEAAKTEASMLQIHLRAGALPVNVVLVGSGHVDATLGAQFKTEAVIAGLLSLIAVAAVVFRRYKRPEILVPMVGTSISEVIMILGVAAAIGWQLDLAAIAGIIAAIGTGIDHLVIITDEVLYEGKLPPTKVFISRIGKAFAIIFGAAATTIIAMSPLVVMGFGALKGFAITTIIGVFIGVVIARPVYGVVIKELLEADGSGTQESMAE encoded by the coding sequence ATGAGTGATAAAAAAAGCCTCTTTAAAAATGTAAGAGTTATCATCTTCATACTTGCTATACTTGCCTCTATTGTGGTTATCCACCCGGGTTATAATTCTGCAGAAGGGGCAACCACTAACCTGAACTACGGGCTTGACCTTGAAGGAGGCTCCTGGCTTCAGATCAAATTGCAGGGAGCTCTCGCCCAGGTAGATGCAGATTCTGGTATGATAGTCAGTCAAATGGTAGAACCTGTCATTGGCGCCCCTATCCAGATCACAGATAACAATCTGGATGTCAGTGGAGGGAGTCCATCAGAAAAGTCCATTACATTCACAACTTCCTTTCCGGTTAGCGCATCCCAGCTTGAGCTTCTGGACCTTGGCAGTGTGAGCGTTGATAGGCTGAACCAGGAAACGACCCAGGTAACTATCACTACCAGTAAAGAAACCCTGATCCAGGCTTATCTCTCAAAAGCTTTTGATGCAGAAGTGCTTCCGATCAGTACTGAAAATGGTATTGTCTATGAAATCCGGACCGAAGTCTCAGAAGAAGAGCTTTCAGCTGTTATGAATAAAGTTGGAGGCACAATCCTCAAGAATGAAGACGGGACCTCAACATATAAAGAAGGAGTCAGCACCGATACGAGGGACCTGACCAGAGAAATTCTGAATGACAAACTTAACTCCCTTGGCTTGAAGGACATTCCTGTCAGGACTGTTGGAGAAGACTATATTCTCATCGATTTTGCAGGGATCGACCTTGCAACGGCAAAGGATATTGCTGAAAAGCCCGGGAAATTTGAGATCCGTGTACAGACTACAGGAAACGAGACTCAGCACGTTCTTTATGGAGATTCCATCGTAAACGTGGGGATTCCGACTTTCCACGATAATCAGTGGCACACTCCTTTTACCCTGAATGAAGAAGGAGCACGGGCTCTCCAGAAAGTTGCAATCGAGACAGGGGCTACGGACAGTCCCGACAGTCACTACCTGAACATGTATCTGGATGAAAATAAGATATATGGGGCTCCCCTTAGTTATTCTGCAGCTGCCAGACTGAAAGAAACTCCCATATACTCCTGGGAGGCTTCCACAGGTACCGATGAGGCAGCCAAAACTGAAGCTTCGATGCTCCAGATTCACCTCAGGGCAGGGGCTCTACCTGTAAACGTGGTACTTGTAGGTTCAGGACACGTTGATGCAACCCTGGGAGCACAGTTCAAAACCGAAGCAGTCATAGCAGGTTTACTCTCCCTGATAGCAGTTGCTGCAGTTGTTTTCCGCAGGTACAAGAGACCCGAAATCCTGGTGCCAATGGTCGGGACTTCCATCAGTGAAGTCATTATGATCCTTGGAGTTGCAGCAGCCATTGGCTGGCAGCTTGACCTTGCAGCAATTGCAGGTATCATTGCTGCAATAGGGACAGGTATTGACCACCTTGTAATTATCACAGACGAGGTGCTTTATGAAGGCAAACTTCCTCCAACAAAGGTCTTCATTTCCAGGATTGGGAAAGCCTTCGCAATCATTTTCGGGGCCGCCGCCACAACGATCATTGCCATGTCTCCTCTGGTAGTAATGGGCTTTGGAGCCCTGAAGGGGTTTGCCATCACTACTATCATTGGTGTTTTCATTGGTGTGGTTATTGCAAGACCTGTTTACGGTGTGGTTATCAAGGAACTGCTTGAGGCAGATGGGAGTGGCACCCAGGAAAGTATGGCTGAGTGA